The genomic window TGAGGGTCTAAGATAAGAAAGCGTATTTGTCCAGAGTTCTCACTCCACGCTACGCCTAGAATAGTGTGCGCAAGAACTCCCCCACCTGGtgaaaaaatgtgctttatttttcaattgctgtttacatacaaaaatatcaaaacaaaaaaaataatttgtttttgttttttacattcttttaggaaaaaaaaaatagaagagtTGGAAAAGAACAGCAAAGCCCAACATTTGAATGATATTGTATACTTCAAGTGTGCTGGATTAGATGTTCATTATAATATCATGTTTTGAAGGGGAAACCTTGCTACTATCCAAGAAGTTGAAGAGAGGCACTAAAGACAATGTTAACTTACCAATCATGACAGGAGTTCCTTCAGTCTGAAAGTGGTTGGCCAGCTCTCTGCCCTTGGTGGCCAGCTCAGATCCCTGACTTTAACAGAAagacaatcatttttaaaattcaaACTATTCAGAAACTTGTAAATCTATTTCATCATAATCTTGCATCGGCTTTAGTTAAGCTTAAAGCTGGAATACACTACTGGACCTTTGCCCCGATATTCAGTCTTGAGGAGCCAATGAAGCAGTCAGAGCTGACagatttcaaaaatgttattatttctcAAACGTTTTAGCTTTCAGACTATGATCTTCGTCCGCATGTCTGATTTTGAGCCGAATTTAGATATTTACATATTGTTGTGACTGGTATTGTGTGATCCTTAGTTTAGTCGCGTTTTTTTTCCTGCAATCATTTCCAAATTATGCAAGTGTATGATgcccatttttaaaaaaaaaattcagatcttAAAAGTTATGAGTAGAGTATTCCAAGCTTTAACCAAAATGCATGGTCACTTGTGTGGAGTGGTATACAGAAGAAAAGAATGTGTCCAGTTTTTCAAAACACTCTAATATGAGTGGTCTGAAAAATACtcatcaatacacacacacacgcacacacacactttgtctaCCTGACAAACATGATCTTTGAGGTGACCCCCAGCAGCTGGTTAAGGACAGCCTGAACTTCGATGGAGCCAATCCACTGACGTGAACCCACAAAACGTGGCTCTTTATCCCCAACATCCACAAGAGCCTGAAAAAGCACCAAATGTATGGTTGTAACAAGGGTTGTTCCTCTTAAATACATAGAACAAGACCGCATAAATTGAAACACCAtcccataaaaacagaatttgatTTACCTGCTGgatctgtttgtgtgtgggcaCAGCCGTCTCCACATATCCTTGCTGCTGAAACCAAGAGCAAATAGTCTGAAGGGAACGATATGCACATCCCCAGCCATTATCATCCACGTGATCCTGCATGTAGTGATGATAACTGTACACACCCTGCACCAGATACAGCTACAGAGAGAAACACAAGACAAAGACAAGATAGTTCATGGTTCAAATGTCATTTTGGCATCAAGAgatttttcactttaaaaagtTCTCATGACATATTCAGCCACTTTTAAATGGGGTAGTTTACAGGTAAATGAAGAGGTTACCATCACTTTACTTACCACCCAAGccattttctttaatatttgtCATCAATTATGTCAATCAGATAGGTTTAAAGTCtcaattttgtaattaaaaagcTACATTTTTAGTACAAGGGAAGATTTGATTGTTTCTAACACAGAACTTTCATATGACTTCAGAACACTtggaatataattttaataagatGTATGAAACATTTATGTAtgcacactataaaaaaaaaaaaagctagcatGCTTGGAAAGATAACATTATTTTCATATGTTGGTGAATTATTCATATCGTTACACTTTAATATTACTTTATTCCAGTCTCACCTTAGCATCCTCAATGTTGGGTGGGTTCAGGTGTATGTGGGGATTGCGGAGGTAACCGTCTTTATAAGCTGCATCAGGGAAATGAAAGGCATTGGCACGTCTCAGGTATGGCCTGTCACATGGTAATTCAAACTTCCTGTGCAGATCCTACACACATAGGAAGTTGACTTGGTTTAGGGACCACACATGTGGATCAGTAATAATCAGCAGTTCATAGGATTGAGACATTGTGCTTCCtctgatgaaaatgtgtgtgtactgtgcacactactgttcaaaagtctggggtcggtatatttaaatcatgtttaattgTTTGAAAAGACCAGTCCAGGTGTTTTATGCTcactcaaaaatacagcaaaacagtaataatgtgaaatatatttacaactgtttcctattttaatatgttataaaatgcagtttattcctgtgaaaacaaagctgaatcttcagcatcattcctccagtcttaacAATTGTAAAgaaaatctaatatgctgatctgctgctcaataaacatttctgattattatgaatgtaaaaagacagttgtgctgtttaatatttttataaagacTGTAATAAATTTTTTCAGGACTGaaattttttcaacatttatattatatatatatatatatatatatatatatatatatatatatatacacatatatacatacacacacacacacacagacacagacacaaggagacattaaaacaaatatatatatatttttttctattattcttACTGACTCTAAACCTTACTACATCTGTTCTGTTCATATCTTACCTCTCTGACGGCCTGTAGCTGGCTATCTGGCACTCCTGCAGGGTAAACTACAGTAATGAGTCCAGAAGGTTCAGGCAGTTGAAAGTGAAATGGCTGTGGCACCAGGAAAGATGAGCCCTTTCTGTACTGTAGCACCACCTCTTCCATGTCTGCCAACTGCTTATTTAATGCCTCCACCAGCCCTTTACACACACTgatcaaatcacacacacacacacacacacacacacacacacacacacacacacacacacacacacacacacacacaatgattgtGCTGAACTTCGCAACCCTGATCTTGACATTCAGTTCATAGCAATAAGAACACTTCCTTATAAAGATTTTAAGACAACCTAAATCACCCCCCAAAAAGCACTCACGTTGCCAATCTCTCATCAGTGGTCACAGACAGAGCACAGTCTAAAGGCAGTGGCATCTTCACACAATGCTGCTGTGTGCTCACTCGGATGAGACTAGGAGCTTCATTCCCGGCAGGTTCTGTGACCTCAAACAACAGCTTCATATTCACTACAGTCTACATAAAGATGGAAAGACAGCAGAGAGTTACTGTTAGAGTGACTGTTAACAGTTACCACCTTTCAATCTAGTCAAAGAGTCTCACAGGTCCAGATTTCTTCTTATCTTTCTTTTTTGATGACTTCTTGCTCCCACCATCATCTGAACTGTGAACAGCAACAAGAAAGAGACACACTTTGTTAACATTCAGACTACGCACGCTACATAATACTTTACATACACGAACATTAAAGATATGAAAGAATTAACAGTACTTACTCTATACACTGCAAAATGTCTCCACATGCTGATGCTTCTGTCAAGCTTTCCACACTTGACTGGAACCCAGTGTTAGGCCATATTAACACTGGACTGTTACATACagtgaaaactgtattttttgatgATACTTTGGATCGGAGATCCTGGAAACTTTTTGATATGGTGCATTTACTTTGTGCGCCTGACAAAAGGAAACCGATATATTACTTTTCTCATAACCAgtgtatatgtaaatgtttttttcataaaataaaagtaaaatatccaAGTATAATTTGAGCGTTACCATTTGGATTGTCAAGCTGGCAAGCAAACTCCAATATTCCTTTTAATCGAAATATAAAGTCGCACTCTTCTGAATAAACCTGAGGAAATCAAAACACGCAACATTAACTGCTTAAGACAGAAATAACTGAGTGTATGGATCTTACCGTTCATTAATTCTCTCTGAAACATATGTTGACAAAAGGCTAACGTAGCACATAGCTCATcaacattaacatggttttatgAAAGAAAGCGGTTTGTTTTCTACAAGTTTGTTTCAAAATAACTTaattaccatttttattaataattttattaacaatTGTGAATCCatgacaataatatttaaaatgtatttaaagaatattattaatattaatatcattttactacaatttagaataacaaaaaactatttataatataatataaagtcgCACTCTTCTGAATAAACCTGAGGAAATCAAAACACGCAACATTAACTGCTTAAGACAGAAATAACTGAGTGTATGGATCTTGCCGTTCATTCTCTCTGAAACATATGTTGACAAAAGGCTAACGTAGCACATAGCTCATCAacattaaaatggttttatgaaAGAAAGCGGTTTGTTTTCTACAAGTTTGTTTCAAAATAACTTAATTACCATTTTTATTCCCTCGACCAATGATGAAAATCAGCTGCTGTCACCAGGAGGCTGACATATTTGATGACGTATCATAACACGTCCGCGTCTTCCTCGCATAGTTGATTTCGTGTCACAGGGAAAATACAGTCTCTTACTGCCCCCTGCTGACCTGACTGTGACTGCGCAATGTGGAAGTGATCCAATGACAAAAATATACTGAACGACTTTCTGTAATATTGCTTGAGAATGTTTATTTAGTtgttaacagtaaaacagtaaaatgttAACAGTAAAAATGAAACAATAGTTGTGTGAGAGAGGATGAATGGCTAAAACAATTGTGAATCCatgacaataatatttaaaatgtatttaaagaatattattaatattaatatcattttactacaatttagaataacaaaaaactatttataatttataactatTTATAAATTACTATTTACTGGCTATATTgttaagataatatatatatatatatatatatatatatatatatatatatatatatatatatatatatatatatatatatatatatatatatatatatgtgtgtgtgtgtgtgtgtgtgtgtgtgtttgtgtgtgtgtgcataatagCTGTCTCAGTAACATTCCCAGATATTTGTCCAAGGTATTTTCTATTTCTCCTTGGTTGTATGTCTTCAAATTGAACCTTTATCTGCCACGTTATGTCTCCTGCTATTagtaacaaaacaataaaaaataaagccaaCTTGCAAATAGTTAACATAATCAAAATATTGATCAAACTAGTCTTACTTATAGGATGCTGAGGTGGTGGACTGTGCTGTGCTGTGGTGGGGTTTCCCGAGAGCGGCAGCTTTGTTGTTTCCTTTCAGCTGCAGTGAGATGCTGTTAGTAAGGCTGATATATTCCTGATGGAGTCTCTTTACTTCCTGACGCAGTAGATTCCTCTCAGTCTCTACAGTGAGCAGGCAACATTCTGCTTCATCCAGCTGCTCCTCAACTCTCTCTGCTCTACTTTCAGCATCTTTTATGACCTGACTGCTGTGGTCCAGTCTCTCTCTTAGAGTCTGGTTTTCCTGTTGAAGCTGCGTTATCTTCCTCGCTTCGACTATTTCTGAATCCCGTTTCATTCTTTGAGATTCCCTGACTGGTTCGGTTAAGTTCTTTCCCTGGTCTTGGAGAACAACGAGTGTTTCTCTTAGTTGCTGCTTCTCCCGGTGTTCACTGCACGAGACGGTCTCCAGATCTTCAGACTGAAGTCCGTTCTGCTTTAAGACCTCTGTAATTCTTTGCCTCATTTGCTGGTTTTTAATGAGAAGTTGTTTGTTCGTTGTGTCCAGGtctttgttgatgtttttaaactctttaaacctCTCCACAAATCTCTGCCGCTCTGATTTGCATTCTCTGGAATATTTCTCCATCTTTTTAAGCTTCTTTTTAACCTCTAGGTTTTCCTTCTCTAATTGTGTGCACTTTACTAAATAGGCCTCAAATGGACACTTCCGGGTTTGTTTAGCACAGCCTGCTTCATGTTTTATgcctttattttctttcttcctttcctcCTCGAGACACGCTGTCTCTTTAAGGTTTGTGGTGGCTTGGGACTTGCTGTCTGAAACATGGTCTCCTCCTCTTTCTCTTGTTTGCATGGCAGGGCTGGAATTTAAGCCACATGGTAAACTATTGCCTGAAAATCTAGACTTCTCCATGATGTCCGTGGCACTGAGAGTTCTgcggtgtgtgtgttttatcagtTCTGTGTAAAGCTATTCGACTTCTCCTTCACCCTGTTGACTGATGCCTGTTATGAATTAATTCCTTTTATGTGGGATTCCTGAAAAAAGAATatctcaaatgtttttaca from Carassius auratus strain Wakin chromosome 1, ASM336829v1, whole genome shotgun sequence includes these protein-coding regions:
- the ufsp2 gene encoding ufm1-specific protease 2, translating into MVYSEECDFIFRLKGILEFACQLDNPNGAQSKCTISKSFQDLRSKVSSKNTVFTVCNSPVLIWPNTGFQSSVESLTEASACGDILQCIDSDDGGSKKSSKKKDKKKSGPTVVNMKLLFEVTEPAGNEAPSLIRVSTQQHCVKMPLPLDCALSVTTDERLATVCKGLVEALNKQLADMEEVVLQYRKGSSFLVPQPFHFQLPEPSGLITVVYPAGVPDSQLQAVREDLHRKFELPCDRPYLRRANAFHFPDAAYKDGYLRNPHIHLNPPNIEDAKLYLVQGVYSYHHYMQDHVDDNGWGCAYRSLQTICSWFQQQGYVETAVPTHKQIQQALVDVGDKEPRFVGSRQWIGSIEVQAVLNQLLGVTSKIMFVSQGSELATKGRELANHFQTEGTPVMIGGGVLAHTILGVAWSENSGQIRFLILDPHYTGGEDLQTVTDKGWCGWKGPEFWDQNAYYNLCLPQRPKTI
- the ccdc110 gene encoding coiled-coil domain-containing protein 110 isoform X2, with the translated sequence MEKSRFSGNSLPCGLNSSPAMQTRERGGDHVSDSKSQATTNLKETACLEEERKKENKGIKHEAGCAKQTRKCPFEAYLVKCTQLEKENLEVKKKLKKMEKYSRECKSERQRFVERFKEFKNINKDLDTTNKQLLIKNQQMRQRITEVLKQNGLQSEDLETVSCSEHREKQQLRETLVVLQDQGKNLTEPVRESQRMKRDSEIVEARKITQLQQENQTLRERLDHSSQVIKDAESRAERVEEQLDEAECCLLTVETERNLLRQEVKRLHQEYISLTNSISLQLKGNNKAAALGKPHHSTAQSTTSASYKRHNVADKGSI
- the ccdc110 gene encoding coiled-coil domain-containing protein 110 isoform X1, translated to MEKSRFSGNSLPCGLNSSPAMQTRERGGDHVSDSKSQATTNLKETACLEEERKKENKGIKHEAGCAKQTRKCPFEAYLVKCTQLEKENLEVKKKLKKMEKYSRECKSERQRFVERFKEFKNINKDLDTTNKQLLIKNQQMRQRITEVLKQNGLQSEDLETVSCSEHREKQQLRETLVVLQDQGKNLTEPVRESQRMKRDSEIVEARKITQLQQENQTLRERLDHSSQVIKDAESRAERVEEQLDEAECCLLTVETERNLLRQEVKRLHQEYISLTNSISLQLKGNNKAAALGKPHHSTAQSTTSASYNRRHNVADKGSI